A window of the Streptomyces griseochromogenes genome harbors these coding sequences:
- a CDS encoding phage tail domain-containing protein: MSSELKDFQLEFGGVQFGHGTQVPIAEIEGLARPGVRGEMVEQPGADGAWPAPDWYAGRTLRIDCAIKTPGDPAAARQLLAALQEAADDRQVRTVGGAVMPLRIKWPGSPVRVLFGRLVKLEASWEKAAFGWIPLDVEFVAPDPRYYADVQQHEELRLGWLSGGGFTAPVQAPIRVTSGTPTGQNRPGWVTNSGTADAHPVLTVYGPCANPVITHVDTGRQIELSVTLAVGQWARVDTRPGRLTALRDTGGPVATTSRLDTFVLPPGRSEIRWTATDPTATARLTVAWRDAYIAL; this comes from the coding sequence GTGAGCAGTGAACTCAAGGACTTCCAGTTGGAGTTCGGCGGTGTGCAGTTCGGCCACGGCACGCAGGTTCCGATCGCTGAGATCGAGGGTCTGGCACGCCCTGGGGTGCGTGGGGAGATGGTCGAGCAGCCCGGCGCGGACGGAGCCTGGCCCGCACCCGACTGGTATGCCGGCCGTACCCTGCGCATCGACTGCGCCATCAAAACGCCGGGGGATCCTGCCGCCGCCCGCCAGCTCCTGGCCGCCCTGCAGGAGGCGGCCGACGATCGGCAGGTGCGCACCGTGGGCGGCGCGGTGATGCCACTGCGCATCAAATGGCCCGGCTCCCCAGTCCGCGTCTTGTTCGGCCGCCTCGTGAAGCTGGAGGCGTCCTGGGAAAAGGCCGCTTTCGGCTGGATCCCGCTCGACGTGGAGTTCGTAGCCCCGGATCCGCGCTACTACGCCGATGTCCAGCAGCACGAGGAGCTGCGGCTGGGCTGGCTGTCCGGCGGCGGTTTCACCGCGCCCGTCCAGGCGCCGATCCGGGTCACCAGCGGCACCCCGACGGGGCAGAACCGGCCTGGCTGGGTCACCAACAGCGGCACCGCCGACGCGCACCCCGTGCTCACGGTGTACGGGCCGTGCGCCAACCCTGTGATCACGCACGTCGACACCGGTCGCCAGATCGAACTGTCCGTGACCCTGGCCGTCGGACAGTGGGCTCGCGTCGACACGCGGCCCGGCCGCCTGACCGCCCTGCGGGACACCGGCGGTCCCGTGGCCACCACGTCCCGCCTGGACACCTTCGTTCTTCCGCCCGGCCGTAGCGAGATCCGCTGGACCGCGACTGATCCGACCGCCACCGCCCGCCTCACGGTGGCGTGGCGCGACGCCTACATAGCCCTCTAA
- a CDS encoding TylF/MycF/NovP-related O-methyltransferase — translation MIDLPDPAAAFQHEQDFLLTCGPSRIGKMLALYDIYQRIRPVPGAIVECGVFRGGSFTMWAMLRHLLETEHTRSLIGFDTFGEFPRTRAESDQRIVDHIQQVAGLDCIGADQLLETLGRRDRGLEANTTLVPGDVCETVPQYVATHPELAISLLMIDTDLYEPAVTCLTELVPLVSPGGIVIVDNYGVFPGETRAFREYLAAHPGTRLEQPAHTGHLMHFSPSEAAAPPNQPLPEERAVRDSAEGHSRVGR, via the coding sequence ATGATCGACCTTCCCGATCCGGCCGCAGCATTCCAGCACGAACAGGACTTCCTCCTGACATGCGGCCCCAGCCGCATCGGCAAGATGCTCGCGCTCTACGACATCTACCAGCGGATCCGCCCGGTCCCCGGTGCGATAGTCGAGTGCGGCGTCTTCCGCGGGGGATCCTTCACCATGTGGGCGATGCTGCGGCACCTGCTGGAGACCGAGCACACCCGATCCCTCATCGGCTTCGACACATTCGGGGAATTTCCCCGTACCCGGGCCGAATCCGACCAACGCATCGTCGACCACATCCAGCAGGTCGCCGGCCTCGACTGCATCGGAGCAGACCAGCTCCTTGAGACCCTGGGCCGCCGGGACCGCGGGCTCGAAGCGAACACGACGCTGGTCCCAGGCGACGTCTGCGAGACGGTCCCCCAGTACGTCGCCACCCATCCCGAACTCGCCATCTCGCTGCTCATGATCGACACCGACCTCTACGAGCCAGCCGTCACCTGCCTCACCGAACTCGTTCCCCTCGTGTCCCCGGGCGGCATTGTGATCGTGGACAACTACGGGGTCTTTCCCGGCGAGACCCGAGCGTTCCGCGAATACCTGGCCGCCCACCCGGGCACACGGCTGGAGCAGCCCGCCCACACCGGGCACCTCATGCACTTCTCCCCGTCCGAAGCAGCCGCCCCGCCGAACCAGCCACTTCCCGAAGAGCGGGCTGTACGGGATTCAGCAGAAGGGCACAGCCGAGTCGGTCGGTAG
- a CDS encoding N-acetylmuramoyl-L-alanine amidase, protein MAIPISADHLVAALHAEGVRVVERSGWRTHNRNHKGPWGPVNGVMIHHTVTSGTANTVSICERGYEGLPGPLCHGVIAKDGTVHLVGHGRVNHAGRGDDDVLRAVIAERSLPAANEANTDGNTHFYGFECENLGDGHDPWPPAQLDAIERAATALCRIHSWSAASVIGHLEWQPGKIDPKGFTMDWLRERIAARLKAKPTGTSSDNGSKGSNGSMYVVKVGDTLCAVGKRLGVHWDHIARANKISAPYVIKPGQKLTIPGKPSERAYTPPPFPDGLAPGRSSPSAKGLQQALKDTGWLDRSVPLADNYGPQTQKAVAAFNHKHSLFTAGRPNDPVIGRRGWNLLHRLAYGT, encoded by the coding sequence GTGGCGATACCTATCAGTGCCGACCATCTCGTTGCCGCGCTGCACGCCGAGGGCGTGCGCGTGGTGGAGCGGTCGGGGTGGAGAACCCACAACAGGAACCACAAGGGGCCGTGGGGGCCGGTGAACGGGGTGATGATCCATCACACCGTGACGTCTGGCACGGCCAACACCGTAAGCATCTGTGAGCGCGGCTACGAAGGGCTCCCAGGCCCGCTGTGCCACGGTGTGATCGCCAAGGACGGCACCGTTCATCTGGTGGGTCACGGCCGCGTCAACCATGCCGGGCGCGGTGATGACGACGTGCTGCGCGCTGTGATCGCGGAACGATCGCTGCCCGCAGCGAACGAGGCGAACACGGACGGCAATACGCACTTCTACGGCTTCGAGTGCGAGAACCTCGGCGATGGCCACGACCCGTGGCCGCCTGCTCAGCTCGACGCGATCGAACGCGCGGCCACTGCACTGTGCCGCATCCACAGCTGGAGCGCGGCGAGCGTGATCGGACATCTTGAGTGGCAGCCCGGAAAGATCGACCCCAAGGGCTTCACCATGGACTGGCTGCGCGAGCGGATCGCGGCCCGGCTGAAGGCCAAGCCCACCGGCACAAGTTCGGACAACGGCTCCAAGGGCAGTAACGGCTCGATGTACGTCGTCAAGGTCGGGGACACGCTCTGCGCTGTCGGAAAGCGGCTGGGCGTGCACTGGGATCACATCGCCCGCGCCAACAAGATCAGCGCCCCGTACGTCATCAAGCCCGGGCAGAAGCTCACCATCCCTGGGAAGCCGTCGGAACGTGCGTACACGCCGCCTCCGTTTCCGGACGGTCTTGCTCCGGGCCGCTCGTCACCGTCTGCCAAGGGCCTTCAGCAGGCGTTGAAGGACACTGGCTGGCTCGACCGCTCAGTGCCGCTCGCCGACAATTACGGACCCCAGACCCAGAAGGCCGTGGCCGCTTTCAACCACAAGCACAGCCTGTTCACCGCCGGCCGCCCCAACGATCCGGTGATTGGCCGGCGCGGCTGGAATCTCCTGCACCGACTTGCCTACGGGACCTGA
- a CDS encoding phage tail tape measure protein, which yields MSSYTLSVQARADFAHLLSEIRQASRAMRGLGRDTAALNRQLNQVGSGARGSSSGLRGLGRDADRARAGLRRVGADGHASMRQLRHGLLGARQEAHHLRSLLVGGGIVASLAEIAKEGNEYQRAINKWGAVTGASGVEMVQAAAKARELGSDLKIPGTSAAKAADAMLELAKAGQTSTSSIANARAAMQLAAADNLTAADAARYLGDVMDQFGLSSNNAGRAADVLAASANAASGGLQDIYYAMSYTGPVATQLGISIEDTSAAVAMLARSGILGSKAGTSLRGMLTNLSRPTARMKQGLAELGVEAWDAQGNFKGLRTVIEGFEKAQHRMSQKDFLGSLADVVGKPALAGASALAHQGVEAFDQMHTAIARTGAAQEIAASQTKGLAGAVTQLKTQASNTGQALYTAAAPGLEKVTRLLTAGMAAATPGMAAALDYVQDLYTLAGPSASKAVSAGLDEVGDALDGLGGPLQDIAFDTAAAGINVLVNGGRALIEILRNVGSAASPVADAIADMADEADAGGTALDIVVTALNLASSAAGAVSTTLIPVGHVVAGLVRGFAALPGPVQTAIVAMLLARRATPILMNLGRTVSGPVTGAYRSLGDQMRVQERLAAANGQSIGRIGQALAVLETRVPVVGRMAAAFRSANGPVSGLTRAIGTGLGGAARGLMGALGGPWGVAIAAAGVGLSMLADHQQKAAQAASEHQSRISNLTQALRDSNGAVNDSVRAAAAQSIMDTKVFDGKNRLVDVMSKAGVSVRQLTDAYLGQDGGLNALQKRLNDTAEANVEWIATQGGAAKTYNDQGLAAARAADALGAVKGEMSQAVKDAKDLADATGSGGRTAADAVGPFGKFSDAMRRLSDTTADADSRARALHDALNILAGGSVNLSAAEARLNRSVSDAAESLKGGVDHAQGYGKALLNVDGSLSTATRNGQKLYDLLQGLSTNSADAALAAYQYAEANGKSVPEALKAAQAQMATARESAIATAQGYGLTAEQAAKLADAAGLVPEQVSILLQTAGMDEAMAELIAVQQALKATPDNKTVTIATLSNEARKDLEKLGFKIKDLKDRRVQVTSPTDMARTDLDALIAKIAQTPGSKHVQVTSATQATISSLEAVKQKIAGVPAGKTITVSAPTAGARAQLEALGFKITEVPGSKNVHISAPTGTQRAGVDALAQAINNLRSKSVTITTHHVSVLSSLVRPPSDIADALRKQADAQQRQANRHADGGVVDYFGDGGVRREQHVAQIAPAGGWRVWAEPETGGESYIPLAPSKRMRSRRIAEETVRRLGGGPITWYADGGLSSWSYEPLGSSTFTVSDVVSKSQRKGKGGKEHFDLRLFEKNLRRSVKAAQGWRGDLAIVAQRAGTDVAKALQEMGEYGVALTRKMAHGSSKYVKAMAAQLAKLAGTARASLGDYTAQLQNAVKDNTAFQNNLVKLASSGFGDLATRLAEQNDADAEALAVQAVKDKKKAKKANTAAKNASKALDGEQLTDLVQIIGALAKTRGIHDVADATGLDEDRIIAIANRAKQQIKKTGRADRFLTDLVKANAGKAYANGGIWEPGVYSSEGGLIKFAEKETRGESYIPHATAKRGRATAVLAQTADRFGYALTPRGLVDAHAGRAQVVVVHQAPAIGQQTIHVTRAGAGADDIASAVSYQMRRARRGGVLR from the coding sequence GTGTCGTCCTACACGCTCAGCGTCCAGGCGCGAGCGGACTTCGCCCACCTCCTGTCGGAGATACGGCAGGCCTCCCGCGCGATGCGCGGGCTCGGCCGCGACACCGCCGCCCTTAACCGGCAGCTCAACCAGGTCGGCTCCGGAGCCCGTGGCTCCTCGTCCGGGCTTCGCGGTCTTGGCCGTGATGCTGACCGTGCCCGCGCGGGCTTGCGCCGTGTCGGTGCCGACGGGCACGCCTCGATGCGGCAGCTCCGCCACGGGCTGCTCGGCGCCCGCCAGGAAGCGCACCATCTGCGCAGCCTCCTGGTCGGCGGAGGCATCGTCGCCTCGCTTGCGGAGATCGCGAAGGAGGGCAACGAGTACCAGCGCGCCATCAACAAGTGGGGCGCGGTCACCGGCGCATCCGGCGTCGAGATGGTGCAGGCCGCGGCGAAGGCCCGCGAGCTCGGCTCCGACCTCAAGATCCCGGGCACCTCGGCGGCGAAGGCCGCGGACGCGATGCTGGAGCTGGCTAAGGCGGGCCAGACCTCCACCTCGAGCATCGCGAACGCCCGCGCGGCGATGCAGTTGGCGGCGGCCGACAACCTTACGGCTGCCGACGCCGCCCGGTATCTGGGCGACGTGATGGACCAGTTCGGTCTGTCATCGAACAACGCCGGCCGGGCCGCCGATGTGCTCGCCGCGTCGGCGAACGCCGCCTCCGGTGGCCTGCAGGACATCTACTACGCGATGTCCTACACCGGGCCCGTCGCCACCCAGTTGGGTATCTCGATCGAGGACACCTCGGCGGCGGTGGCGATGCTGGCCCGCTCCGGCATCCTCGGCTCCAAAGCAGGAACGTCCCTGCGCGGGATGCTGACGAACCTGTCGCGTCCCACCGCGCGGATGAAGCAGGGCCTGGCCGAACTCGGTGTCGAAGCGTGGGACGCACAGGGCAACTTCAAGGGCCTGCGCACGGTGATCGAGGGCTTCGAGAAGGCCCAGCACCGCATGTCCCAGAAGGACTTCCTCGGCTCCCTCGCTGACGTCGTCGGCAAGCCTGCCCTTGCCGGCGCGTCTGCGTTGGCGCATCAGGGTGTCGAGGCGTTCGACCAGATGCACACGGCGATCGCGCGCACCGGCGCGGCCCAGGAGATCGCCGCCTCCCAGACCAAGGGCCTGGCAGGTGCGGTCACGCAGCTCAAGACGCAGGCGTCAAACACCGGGCAGGCTCTCTACACCGCGGCGGCGCCCGGGTTGGAGAAGGTCACCCGGCTGCTGACCGCCGGGATGGCGGCGGCCACCCCGGGAATGGCCGCAGCCCTGGACTATGTACAGGACCTGTACACCCTGGCGGGGCCGTCGGCGTCGAAGGCCGTCTCAGCCGGTCTGGACGAGGTGGGCGATGCGCTCGACGGGCTGGGCGGGCCACTGCAGGACATCGCTTTCGACACCGCCGCCGCAGGGATCAACGTCCTCGTCAACGGCGGCCGCGCCCTCATCGAGATCCTGCGCAACGTAGGCTCCGCCGCGTCGCCAGTCGCCGACGCCATCGCGGATATGGCGGACGAGGCCGATGCCGGTGGTACGGCGCTCGACATCGTCGTCACCGCCCTCAACCTGGCCTCCTCGGCGGCTGGGGCCGTCTCCACCACGCTGATCCCGGTCGGGCATGTGGTCGCCGGGCTGGTGCGCGGGTTCGCGGCGCTGCCGGGGCCGGTGCAGACGGCGATCGTGGCGATGCTGCTCGCGCGCCGCGCCACCCCCATCCTCATGAACCTGGGCCGAACGGTGTCGGGCCCGGTCACAGGCGCTTACCGCTCGCTCGGCGATCAGATGCGCGTGCAGGAACGGCTCGCTGCCGCGAACGGCCAGTCGATCGGCCGTATCGGCCAGGCCCTCGCCGTGCTGGAGACCCGCGTGCCGGTGGTGGGGCGGATGGCTGCCGCATTCAGGTCCGCCAACGGCCCGGTGTCCGGGCTGACCCGTGCGATCGGTACGGGTCTGGGTGGAGCGGCGCGTGGGCTGATGGGGGCGCTCGGCGGCCCGTGGGGTGTCGCGATCGCCGCCGCGGGTGTGGGGCTGTCGATGCTCGCCGACCATCAGCAGAAGGCGGCGCAGGCTGCGTCCGAGCACCAGTCGCGGATCAGCAACCTCACGCAGGCGCTTCGCGACTCCAACGGGGCGGTCAACGACAGTGTCCGGGCTGCGGCCGCGCAGTCGATCATGGACACGAAGGTATTCGACGGGAAGAACCGGCTCGTCGACGTCATGTCGAAGGCCGGCGTCTCCGTCCGGCAACTCACCGACGCCTACCTCGGGCAGGACGGCGGGCTGAACGCCCTGCAGAAGCGGCTGAACGACACGGCCGAGGCCAACGTCGAGTGGATCGCTACCCAGGGTGGGGCGGCGAAGACGTACAACGATCAGGGCCTGGCCGCCGCCCGGGCGGCGGATGCGCTCGGCGCGGTCAAGGGCGAGATGTCGCAGGCCGTCAAGGACGCCAAGGACCTCGCCGACGCCACCGGCTCTGGCGGACGTACGGCTGCGGATGCGGTCGGCCCGTTCGGGAAGTTCTCCGACGCGATGCGCCGTCTGTCCGACACCACGGCGGACGCCGACTCCCGTGCGCGGGCCCTGCACGACGCGCTGAACATCCTCGCGGGCGGCTCGGTGAACCTGTCCGCGGCCGAAGCCCGCCTGAACCGGTCGGTGTCGGATGCGGCCGAGTCGTTGAAGGGCGGCGTCGACCACGCGCAGGGGTACGGCAAAGCACTGCTGAACGTGGACGGCTCGCTGTCCACGGCCACCCGCAACGGACAGAAGCTCTACGACCTGCTTCAGGGCCTGTCGACGAACTCTGCGGACGCCGCGCTCGCCGCCTACCAGTACGCGGAGGCGAACGGGAAGAGCGTGCCGGAGGCGTTGAAGGCCGCCCAGGCGCAGATGGCCACCGCCCGCGAGTCCGCGATCGCCACCGCCCAGGGCTACGGCCTCACCGCCGAGCAGGCCGCTAAGCTCGCCGACGCCGCCGGGCTGGTGCCCGAGCAGGTGTCGATCCTGCTGCAGACGGCCGGCATGGACGAGGCGATGGCCGAACTCATCGCCGTCCAACAGGCGCTGAAGGCCACCCCGGACAACAAGACCGTCACCATCGCCACCCTCTCCAACGAGGCGCGCAAGGACCTGGAGAAGCTCGGCTTCAAGATCAAGGATCTGAAGGACCGGCGGGTGCAGGTCACCTCGCCGACCGACATGGCACGCACGGATCTGGATGCGCTGATCGCGAAGATCGCCCAGACCCCGGGTAGCAAGCATGTCCAGGTCACCTCTGCCACGCAGGCGACCATCAGCAGCCTGGAAGCGGTCAAGCAGAAGATCGCCGGGGTCCCGGCAGGTAAGACGATCACGGTGTCGGCGCCGACGGCTGGGGCGCGCGCCCAACTCGAGGCCCTGGGCTTCAAGATCACCGAGGTCCCTGGCAGCAAGAACGTTCACATCTCCGCGCCGACCGGCACGCAGCGAGCAGGCGTCGATGCCCTGGCCCAAGCCATCAACAACCTGCGTAGCAAATCGGTGACCATCACCACCCACCACGTGAGCGTGCTGTCGTCGCTCGTCCGGCCGCCCTCCGACATAGCCGACGCGCTGCGCAAGCAGGCAGACGCCCAGCAAAGGCAAGCCAACCGGCACGCCGACGGCGGTGTTGTCGACTACTTCGGCGACGGCGGCGTGCGCCGTGAACAGCACGTCGCGCAGATCGCACCCGCTGGGGGCTGGAGAGTCTGGGCTGAGCCGGAGACGGGCGGGGAGAGCTACATTCCGCTCGCGCCGAGCAAGCGGATGCGCTCGCGGCGGATCGCGGAAGAGACCGTACGGCGCCTGGGCGGCGGGCCCATCACCTGGTACGCGGACGGTGGCCTGTCGAGTTGGTCGTACGAGCCGCTCGGCAGCAGCACCTTCACGGTGTCGGATGTCGTCTCGAAGTCGCAGCGCAAGGGCAAGGGCGGCAAGGAGCACTTTGACCTGCGTCTGTTCGAGAAGAACCTCCGCAGGTCCGTGAAGGCTGCCCAGGGCTGGCGTGGTGATCTGGCCATCGTGGCGCAGCGCGCCGGAACCGACGTGGCCAAGGCGCTGCAGGAGATGGGCGAGTACGGTGTCGCCCTGACGCGGAAGATGGCGCACGGCTCCAGCAAGTACGTGAAGGCCATGGCCGCGCAGCTCGCCAAGCTCGCCGGCACCGCCCGCGCCTCCCTCGGTGACTACACGGCCCAGTTGCAGAACGCGGTGAAGGACAACACCGCCTTCCAGAACAACCTGGTCAAGCTCGCTTCCAGCGGCTTCGGCGATCTCGCCACACGCCTGGCCGAGCAGAACGACGCGGACGCCGAGGCGCTCGCGGTCCAGGCGGTGAAGGACAAGAAGAAGGCGAAGAAGGCCAACACGGCGGCGAAGAACGCGTCCAAGGCCTTGGACGGGGAGCAGCTCACCGACCTGGTGCAGATCATCGGGGCGCTCGCGAAGACCCGGGGCATCCACGACGTGGCCGACGCGACCGGTCTCGACGAGGACCGGATCATCGCGATAGCCAACCGGGCCAAGCAGCAGATCAAAAAGACCGGGCGCGCCGACCGGTTCCTGACCGACCTGGTGAAGGCGAACGCCGGGAAGGCGTACGCGAACGGCGGGATCTGGGAGCCCGGCGTCTATTCCTCCGAGGGCGGGCTGATCAAGTTCGCGGAGAAGGAGACACGGGGCGAGTCGTACATCCCGCACGCCACGGCGAAGCGCGGCCGCGCCACCGCCGTCCTCGCGCAGACGGCCGACCGCTTCGGCTACGCGCTCACGCCCAGGGGGCTCGTCGACGCGCACGCGGGCCGCGCGCAGGTGGTCGTGGTGCATCAGGCACCGGCGATCGGCCAGCAGACCATCCATGTCACCCGGGCCGGGGCGGGCGCGGACGACATCGCCTCCGCCGTCTCGTACCAGATGCGCCGCGCCCGCCGTGGGGGTGTCCTGCGGTGA
- a CDS encoding glycoside hydrolase family 6 protein — protein sequence MPALYGDLVTNGSFTAGTAGWWSGDPAMITLNAPGTGLEATATTDAVNLWDAPLGQDNITLRPGCTYTLSFTARASQPGTSLRAQVGLGADPWTAAVDQTVTLSAVDRHFVLPFTSNLETAQAQVSFQFGQGTAVTVHLTEVRLTCSTAREGFFIDPDSNAAKWVAANPDDPRAAKIGQSVSRRPAARWFGDWSKDVRAEVDAYVTAAAAIGRLPILTAYNMVNRDNGGQSSGGAASPDEYRAWIDAFAAGIGDRPAIVIVEPDSLAQLGNLPAETARAERTSLVAHAAEALAACPLVSAYLDGGNATWVTPDAMAERLSAAQVSKVRGFAVGVANFHATDVSCTYGHQVAQALSSLGMPGARFVIDTSRNGNGSLGANGQHVHWCNPAGRRLGVPSSIGVGGAEYLLWIKNAGDSDGGCGIAPDTPAGTFSPYLAERLINGQ from the coding sequence GTGCCCGCCCTGTACGGAGACCTCGTCACAAACGGCAGCTTCACCGCCGGCACCGCAGGCTGGTGGTCCGGCGACCCGGCCATGATCACCCTGAACGCACCCGGTACCGGTCTCGAAGCCACAGCGACGACCGACGCAGTCAACCTGTGGGACGCGCCCCTCGGGCAGGACAACATCACGCTGCGCCCCGGGTGCACCTACACGCTGAGCTTCACCGCACGCGCCAGTCAGCCCGGAACGTCACTGCGCGCCCAGGTCGGCCTCGGCGCGGACCCGTGGACCGCGGCCGTGGACCAGACGGTCACCCTGTCCGCGGTTGATCGGCACTTCGTCCTGCCGTTCACCTCGAATCTCGAAACGGCTCAGGCGCAGGTGAGTTTCCAGTTCGGGCAGGGCACCGCGGTCACCGTGCATCTCACCGAGGTCCGGCTCACCTGCTCCACCGCACGTGAGGGGTTCTTCATCGATCCGGACTCCAACGCGGCAAAGTGGGTCGCCGCGAACCCTGACGATCCTCGTGCCGCGAAGATCGGCCAATCAGTCTCCAGGCGGCCGGCGGCTCGGTGGTTCGGTGACTGGAGCAAGGACGTGCGCGCCGAGGTCGACGCCTATGTCACCGCTGCCGCCGCCATCGGAAGGCTGCCGATCCTGACCGCATACAACATGGTCAATCGGGACAATGGCGGCCAATCCAGCGGTGGTGCCGCCTCGCCCGACGAATACCGTGCATGGATTGACGCGTTCGCCGCTGGCATCGGGGATCGACCGGCGATCGTGATCGTGGAGCCGGACTCCCTTGCTCAGCTCGGCAACCTACCAGCCGAAACGGCACGCGCGGAGCGTACGAGCCTGGTCGCCCACGCTGCTGAGGCCCTCGCTGCATGCCCGCTCGTGAGTGCCTACCTCGACGGTGGCAACGCCACCTGGGTCACACCGGATGCGATGGCTGAGCGTCTGTCGGCCGCCCAGGTCTCGAAGGTCCGGGGGTTCGCTGTCGGCGTCGCCAATTTCCACGCGACCGACGTGTCGTGCACCTACGGCCACCAGGTCGCTCAGGCGCTGTCATCGCTCGGCATGCCCGGCGCGCGGTTCGTCATCGACACCTCGCGCAACGGCAACGGTTCCCTGGGGGCCAACGGGCAGCACGTTCACTGGTGCAACCCTGCTGGACGACGCCTCGGTGTGCCCTCGTCCATCGGAGTCGGCGGTGCCGAGTACCTGTTGTGGATCAAGAATGCGGGCGACTCCGACGGCGGGTGCGGCATCGCACCCGACACACCGGCCGGCACGTTCTCCCCCTATCTCGCAGAGCGGCTCATCAACGGCCAGTGA
- a CDS encoding LLM class flavin-dependent oxidoreductase: protein MITIGLALPHYDGFFPTPEVAGAHRTREALAYAQRAEQAGLHQVWVSDHLWLDVAPQDRRHSPDCWTLMAAIAATTRRIRLGSLVTPAPLREPELLVHQIATVADLAGERLDIGLGAGWNPAEFAAAGRRFPAAADRLASVERTAALIRTQLGPTAPPVWVGGKRSGILGVAARIADGWNLAWNPTPADYRRCLARLNAAQPSSRTSTPILRSIGLTTVIGTDEADLHQRWTRLRRWVPGGHLDGLSFEEWRSRGLIGTPDEVNNRLTAWKSLGVDHVVCALGMPFGLFDDEQIDLLTAAARRAGASTTAKPLTQEGTT, encoded by the coding sequence GTGATCACGATCGGCCTGGCACTACCCCACTACGACGGCTTCTTCCCCACTCCAGAGGTCGCCGGAGCGCATCGGACGCGCGAGGCACTGGCCTACGCACAAAGAGCTGAGCAGGCCGGATTGCACCAGGTCTGGGTATCGGACCATCTCTGGCTCGATGTCGCCCCTCAGGATCGCCGCCACTCCCCGGACTGCTGGACTCTGATGGCCGCGATCGCCGCGACCACCCGCCGTATCCGGCTCGGATCCCTGGTCACCCCCGCACCGCTGCGCGAACCGGAACTACTGGTCCATCAGATCGCCACAGTCGCCGATCTCGCCGGAGAACGCCTCGACATCGGCCTCGGAGCTGGCTGGAACCCCGCCGAATTCGCGGCGGCGGGTCGTCGGTTCCCTGCAGCCGCCGACCGGCTCGCCAGCGTGGAACGGACCGCCGCCCTGATCCGCACCCAGTTGGGTCCCACGGCACCGCCGGTTTGGGTAGGGGGCAAACGCAGCGGCATTCTGGGCGTCGCCGCACGCATCGCGGACGGCTGGAACCTGGCCTGGAACCCCACCCCCGCCGACTACCGACGGTGCCTCGCCCGGCTGAACGCGGCACAGCCATCGTCACGGACGAGTACCCCGATCCTCCGTTCCATCGGCCTCACCACCGTCATCGGAACCGACGAAGCCGATCTCCACCAGCGATGGACCAGGCTGCGCCGCTGGGTGCCCGGCGGCCACCTCGACGGTCTCAGCTTCGAGGAGTGGCGCAGCCGGGGACTGATCGGCACCCCGGACGAGGTGAACAACCGGCTCACCGCATGGAAGAGCCTCGGAGTCGACCACGTCGTGTGCGCCCTCGGCATGCCCTTCGGCCTGTTCGACGACGAGCAGATCGACCTGCTCACGGCCGCAGCGCGCCGGGCCGGCGCCAGCACCACCGCCAAGCCACTCACCCAGGAGGGAACAACATGA